Proteins encoded in a region of the Panthera tigris isolate Pti1 chromosome B2, P.tigris_Pti1_mat1.1, whole genome shotgun sequence genome:
- the DEFB114 gene encoding beta-defensin 114, with amino-acid sequence MAAKISNFSYSSFTIATCTLVDPNRCSQNFGYCRRRCFKYEKQIDICLSPSKICCIERLFEED; translated from the coding sequence AGATCAGTAATTTCAGTTACTCTTCTTTTACTATAGCCACATGTACCTTGGTGGATCCTAATCGTTGCTCACAAAATTTTGGTTACTGTAGAAGACGCTGctttaaatatgaaaagcaaattGATATATGTCTCTCACCAAGTAAAATTTGCTGCATTGAGAGGTTGTTTGAAGAAGACTAA